The following coding sequences are from one Seonamhaeicola sp. ML3 window:
- a CDS encoding nucleoside deaminase translates to MENIFDDAYFMRKALQEAEMAFEKGEIPVGAVIVIDDKIIARGHNLTETLNDVTAHAEMQAITAAANFLGGKYLKNCTLYVTLEPCQMCAGALYWSQISRVVYGARDLERGCINMKTKLHPKTKIEGGVLADEASEILKRFFIIKRNLN, encoded by the coding sequence ATGGAGAACATTTTTGATGATGCTTATTTCATGCGGAAGGCTTTACAAGAGGCTGAAATGGCTTTTGAAAAAGGCGAGATTCCTGTTGGTGCAGTCATTGTAATTGACGATAAAATTATTGCCCGCGGACATAACCTTACCGAAACTCTAAACGATGTTACTGCGCATGCTGAAATGCAAGCTATAACAGCAGCAGCAAACTTTCTAGGAGGAAAATATCTTAAAAATTGCACATTATACGTAACGCTAGAACCTTGCCAAATGTGTGCTGGAGCCTTGTACTGGAGTCAAATTTCTAGAGTAGTTTACGGTGCTAGGGATTTAGAACGCGGATGTATCAATATGAAAACCAAACTGCACCCAAAAACAAAAATTGAAGGAGGGGTCTTGGCCGATGAAGCCAGTGAAATATTAAAACGCTTTTTTATTATTAAGCGGAATTTGAATTAG
- a CDS encoding chloride channel protein: MPLSVKSLLRKFLIWKYKHISERQFVYMLSILVGFLAGMGTVVLKNLTYYIRYFFNLYIFKDYQSTLYFILPIIGLLLVYIIKQTWLKKHIGHGISTTLHAISKLNGIIPRYNIYAGLITAPLTAGFGGSVGLQGPAVSIGSALGSNTARLFHMNTKTRMLLIGCASAGAMASMFKAPIAAIVFAIEIFSLDIAFASLVPLLLASVSAVVTSYFFLGTDVLLRFELIDKFEINDILFYVLLGLVTGLMSVYFSKVFFSITDFFKSFESRAKRLVIGGLAIGTMLYVIPPLYGEGYGIMNNLLKGDHIAAIGNTPFNFDLENIWIVIALLIGITLFKAIAMTTTFGAGGVGGVFIPTLVMGSALGNAFAKIINNLGLDVNVSESNFTLIGMTGLMAGVLHAPLTAIFLIAEITGGYELFVPLMLVSAISFAITKYYVSHSIYTFKLAKRGELITHNKDQNVLMMLEIDKVIETNFVILTPDMSLGKILKNAVAKSSRNHFPVVSENHEFLGVIRLDDIRHMMFNTDLYDKVTAESLMHADAGIINYDEDSMSDIMKKFKTSGAWNLPVIKKGKYYGYISKSKLLTAYRRQLINVTH, encoded by the coding sequence ATGCCTTTAAGCGTCAAGAGTCTTTTAAGAAAATTTCTAATCTGGAAATACAAGCATATTTCAGAGCGACAATTCGTTTACATGCTTAGTATTCTTGTTGGTTTTTTGGCAGGTATGGGGACAGTGGTACTAAAAAACCTCACCTACTACATTAGGTATTTTTTTAATCTATATATCTTTAAAGATTACCAAAGCACCCTTTATTTTATACTTCCTATTATTGGTCTTTTACTGGTCTATATTATAAAGCAAACTTGGCTAAAAAAGCATATTGGCCATGGTATATCCACGACATTACATGCCATATCCAAGCTTAATGGAATCATACCTAGATACAATATCTATGCGGGATTGATTACGGCACCGTTAACTGCTGGTTTTGGTGGTTCTGTGGGGTTGCAAGGGCCTGCGGTAAGTATTGGTTCAGCATTGGGGTCTAATACCGCCAGGCTATTCCATATGAACACAAAAACACGAATGCTACTTATTGGTTGTGCCTCTGCAGGTGCTATGGCATCGATGTTTAAGGCGCCAATTGCCGCCATTGTATTTGCTATAGAAATTTTTAGCTTAGATATCGCTTTTGCTTCTTTAGTGCCTTTACTTTTGGCTTCAGTTTCTGCAGTTGTTACTTCTTATTTTTTTCTTGGAACAGACGTATTGCTTCGTTTTGAATTGATAGACAAATTCGAGATTAACGATATTCTGTTTTATGTGCTTTTAGGTTTGGTAACTGGGCTTATGTCGGTTTATTTTTCAAAAGTTTTTTTTAGTATAACAGACTTTTTCAAGTCGTTCGAAAGTAGAGCGAAACGCCTAGTCATTGGAGGTCTGGCAATAGGTACAATGTTATACGTTATTCCTCCACTCTATGGTGAAGGTTATGGTATTATGAACAACCTTTTAAAAGGTGATCATATCGCAGCTATAGGCAATACCCCTTTTAATTTTGATTTAGAGAATATTTGGATTGTTATCGCCCTTCTTATTGGAATTACACTGTTTAAAGCCATTGCTATGACCACTACCTTTGGAGCTGGTGGTGTTGGTGGTGTTTTTATTCCAACACTGGTTATGGGCAGCGCCTTGGGAAATGCCTTTGCTAAGATTATTAATAATTTGGGCTTAGATGTTAATGTATCAGAGTCTAACTTCACCCTTATTGGTATGACAGGGTTAATGGCAGGAGTATTACATGCCCCTTTAACTGCTATTTTCCTTATAGCAGAAATTACAGGAGGCTATGAGTTATTTGTACCACTAATGTTAGTATCTGCGATTTCATTTGCCATTACAAAATACTACGTATCGCATTCAATTTATACATTCAAATTGGCAAAACGAGGAGAGCTTATTACTCATAACAAGGATCAAAATGTATTGATGATGCTTGAAATCGATAAGGTTATAGAAACCAATTTCGTTATACTAACACCAGATATGAGCCTTGGTAAGATTCTTAAAAATGCTGTAGCAAAATCTTCTAGAAACCATTTTCCTGTCGTAAGCGAGAATCATGAATTTTTAGGGGTGATTAGACTTGACGATATAAGGCATATGATGTTTAATACCGATCTTTATGATAAAGTGACCGCCGAAAGTTTAATGCACGCCGATGCAGGAATCATTAATTATGATGAAGACTCCATGAGCGACATTATGAAAAAATTCAAAACCAGTGGTGCTTGGAATTTACCCGTTATTAAAAAGGGCAAATACTATGGGTATATATCTAAATCTAAACTATTAACTGCTTATCGCCGACAATTAATAAACGTTACACATTAA
- the aspS gene encoding aspartate--tRNA ligase, with the protein MYRSHNCGELRAANINEEVTLAGWVQKSRDKGFIVWVDLRDRYGITQLVFDEERTSKEIIEKAQSLGREFVVQARGTVVERASKNPNIQTGDIEILVSELNVLNEAIVPPFTIEDETDGGEELRMKYRYLDIRRNPVRDSLIFRHKVTQEVRNYLSKDGFVEVETPYLIKSTPEGARDFVVPSRMNEGEFYALPQSPQTFKQLLMVGGMDKYFQIVKCFRDEDLRADRQPEFTQIDCEMAFIEQEDILNAFEGLTRHLLKEINGVEIDKFPRIQYDDAMRLYGNDKPDIRFGMEFGELNAVAQHKGFNVFNKAELVVGIAVPGGNSYTRKEIDKLIDWVKRPQVGALGMVYCRCNDDGSFKSSVDKFYDQDDLAKWAEVTGAKAGDLICVLSGDTNKVRTQLSALRMELAERLGLRKPDEFAPLWVMDFPLLEWDEETERYHAMHHPFTSPKPGQIELLKTDPGAVKANAYDLVLNGNEIGGGSIRIHDKETQALMFDYLGFSEEEAKAQFGFLMDAFQYGAPPHGGLAFGLDRLVAILGGQETIRDFIAFPKNNSGRDVMIDAPAPIDDEQLEELSLKLNLKS; encoded by the coding sequence ATGTATAGAAGTCATAATTGTGGCGAGTTAAGGGCTGCAAATATAAATGAAGAGGTTACCCTAGCCGGTTGGGTGCAAAAATCTCGCGATAAAGGGTTTATTGTTTGGGTAGATTTGCGAGACAGATACGGCATTACTCAATTGGTTTTTGATGAAGAGCGTACTTCAAAAGAAATTATAGAAAAGGCCCAAAGCCTTGGAAGAGAATTTGTAGTTCAGGCTAGGGGAACAGTTGTAGAGCGTGCTTCTAAAAACCCAAATATCCAAACGGGGGATATTGAAATTTTGGTTTCTGAACTTAATGTTTTAAATGAAGCCATAGTCCCTCCTTTTACAATTGAAGATGAAACTGATGGTGGAGAAGAATTACGTATGAAATATCGTTACTTAGATATTCGTCGTAATCCGGTTAGAGATAGTTTAATCTTTAGGCATAAAGTAACTCAAGAAGTTAGAAACTACCTATCAAAAGATGGTTTTGTTGAGGTTGAAACACCATATTTAATCAAATCTACACCAGAAGGTGCTCGTGATTTCGTAGTGCCATCTAGAATGAACGAAGGTGAGTTTTACGCCTTACCACAATCGCCACAAACCTTTAAGCAATTGCTTATGGTAGGCGGTATGGATAAGTATTTCCAGATTGTAAAATGTTTTAGAGATGAAGATTTACGTGCCGATAGGCAGCCAGAGTTTACACAGATAGACTGTGAAATGGCGTTTATTGAGCAAGAGGATATATTGAATGCTTTCGAAGGGTTAACACGTCACTTGTTAAAAGAAATTAATGGAGTTGAAATAGATAAGTTCCCGAGAATTCAGTATGACGACGCCATGCGCTTATATGGCAACGACAAGCCAGATATTCGTTTTGGAATGGAATTCGGGGAGTTGAATGCAGTAGCTCAACATAAAGGTTTCAACGTATTTAATAAAGCCGAATTGGTAGTTGGTATTGCCGTACCAGGTGGAAACAGTTATACTAGAAAGGAAATAGATAAATTAATAGATTGGGTGAAACGTCCGCAAGTTGGTGCTCTAGGAATGGTTTACTGTCGTTGTAATGACGATGGTTCATTTAAATCGTCTGTAGATAAATTTTACGACCAAGACGATTTAGCCAAGTGGGCTGAGGTTACTGGAGCTAAGGCTGGCGATTTAATTTGTGTACTTTCTGGAGATACCAATAAAGTACGTACACAACTGAGTGCTTTAAGAATGGAATTGGCCGAGCGTCTAGGTTTACGTAAGCCGGACGAGTTCGCTCCACTTTGGGTCATGGATTTCCCATTATTGGAATGGGACGAGGAAACAGAACGTTACCATGCCATGCACCATCCATTTACTTCACCGAAACCTGGACAGATTGAACTATTAAAGACAGATCCAGGCGCTGTTAAAGCTAATGCCTACGATTTAGTATTAAACGGTAACGAAATTGGAGGAGGTTCTATTAGAATTCATGATAAAGAAACGCAGGCATTAATGTTTGATTATTTAGGGTTTTCTGAAGAAGAAGCTAAAGCGCAGTTCGGATTCTTAATGGATGCCTTCCAATACGGCGCGCCACCACATGGTGGATTAGCATTTGGACTGGATAGATTGGTGGCCATTTTAGGCGGACAAGAAACCATAAGGGATTTTATCGCTTTCCCTAAGAATAATTCTGGACGCGATGTAATGATAGATGCACCAGCACCTATAGATGATGAACAACTTGAAGAACTAAGTTTAAAACTAAACTTAAAATCATAA
- a CDS encoding CvpA family protein produces the protein MGVIDIVLGALILFGLIRGLMKGLFVEVASLVALIAGVYGAIHFSNYAADFLVEKVEWDQKYINIVAFAVTFIVIVLAIALAGKALTKIADFAALGFINKILGGVFGAAKIAMILSIVLIIFDKFNKTIPFADEADLEASVLYRPVKSLVPTIFPYILEFENKEPLDSEEENKTT, from the coding sequence ATGGGTGTTATCGATATTGTTTTGGGAGCTTTAATCCTTTTCGGATTAATTCGTGGATTAATGAAAGGGCTTTTTGTTGAAGTCGCCTCTCTAGTTGCCCTAATCGCTGGTGTTTATGGCGCCATTCATTTTAGTAATTATGCCGCCGATTTTTTAGTTGAAAAAGTTGAATGGGACCAAAAATATATAAATATCGTTGCCTTTGCAGTAACCTTTATTGTTATTGTACTTGCCATTGCACTTGCTGGTAAAGCACTAACTAAAATTGCCGATTTTGCTGCCTTAGGCTTTATTAATAAAATTTTAGGGGGCGTATTTGGGGCAGCAAAAATAGCTATGATTTTAAGTATTGTTTTAATTATTTTCGATAAGTTTAATAAAACGATCCCTTTTGCAGATGAAGCAGACCTAGAAGCCTCTGTACTTTATCGCCCTGTTAAATCTCTTGTCCCTACTATCTTTCCCTATATATTAGAATTTGAAAATAAAGAACCTTTAGATTCTGAAGAAGAAAACAAAACAACCTAA
- a CDS encoding DUF2490 domain-containing protein encodes MGFSQDSDLGNWLIYIGNKKLNNKWDLHHEVQYRNYDAIGDLEQLLLRTGLGYTFNEGKSNVLLGYGYILSENYLDNLDTKVSVNEHRIFQQFISKQNVGSIGLTHRYRFEQRFIEDVFKMRFRYFLAIKVPFKTKAQEDSKFYISAYNEIFLNTKSSIFDRNRVYGGLGYTVSKSLRLELGYMNQFFETSGRDQVNVIAFVNI; translated from the coding sequence ATGGGCTTTAGTCAAGATAGCGACTTGGGGAATTGGTTGATATATATTGGTAATAAGAAATTGAATAATAAATGGGATTTGCACCACGAAGTTCAATACAGAAATTACGATGCCATTGGTGATTTAGAACAATTATTATTAAGAACAGGTTTAGGTTACACTTTTAATGAAGGTAAGAGTAATGTCCTGTTGGGGTATGGCTATATTCTTTCGGAAAATTATCTCGATAATTTGGATACTAAAGTATCTGTAAATGAACACAGAATTTTCCAGCAGTTTATATCTAAGCAAAACGTAGGAAGTATTGGTTTAACACATAGATACCGTTTTGAGCAGCGTTTTATAGAGGACGTTTTTAAAATGAGGTTCAGGTATTTTTTGGCAATAAAAGTTCCTTTTAAAACCAAAGCGCAAGAAGACAGTAAGTTTTATATATCGGCTTACAATGAAATATTTCTTAATACTAAATCTTCAATTTTTGACCGAAATCGTGTTTATGGTGGCTTAGGCTATACCGTTTCCAAGTCGTTGAGATTAGAATTAGGATACATGAACCAATTTTTTGAAACCTCCGGAAGGGATCAGGTTAATGTAATAGCATTTGTAAATATTTAA